A section of the Rubritalea squalenifaciens DSM 18772 genome encodes:
- a CDS encoding efflux RND transporter permease subunit, producing MFTHLIRFCLANRLLVFLFTALIAVAGIWAGSRVPVDAFPDTTPIQVQINTVAPSLNGEEIEQQITLPVELEISGLPGLVSVRSVSKFGLSQVVATFDDDTEITTARQYISERLLTVELPDGVGTPQMGPISTGLGEIFHYVIRSSDGSRSLEQLRTIHDWIIKPELRKVPGVAEVNSWGGLEKQYHVVVDPELLVKFDLSLSDIVEALEKNNRNVGGGRVTVSGQDLLVHGVGRVSSIKQIERIEVASSEGTPVRVSDIAEVQIGSELRRGAVTADGQGEVVLGLAFMLMGENAQEVTQALKVRLEEIRPSLPDGVEVQIVYDRTELTDSVLDTVTHNLVGGALLVTLTLLILLGNVRAGLLVAICIPLAMLFAVLGMNYFAITASLLSLGAIDFGLIVDGSVVMTEANLRGLADRTRQAGRKLTVLERFNCIFESSRSVARPILFGMGIIAVVFLPILTLEGTEGKMFRPMATTFILALLGALIIAIVISPVLGHLFLPRKFKNKEGWFSRKLTSGYSAILGIVLKVRWIVLSVVLALLVVTGFVSTRLGGEFIPRLSEGAVVANTIRLAGTSIDTSTDYNTQIEKLLKEKFPDEVRHVWSRIGTAEIATDPMGTELTDIFLSLKPRDQWTRAKTQDELVAKMQETVSTLPGVNILFTQPIEMRLNEMESGVRSDVGILIYGDSFETLTRLSDEIQKVLVDIDGQADVSTDQISGQPGLRIELRPEKMARLGISASEILPYIEAIGVLRVGEIYEGQRQFPLGIVLPEKYRTNIEAVRNLVIPTANGIRVPLSEVADIVEAPGAATINREWGRRLIRVQSNVDGRDVVSFVEEAKRKIAEEIDLPEGYVIEWGGQFENLERAHTRLSLVVPLTMILVFVLLYLSLRNLKDVALIYLGIPFALVGGVLSLWLRDIPFSVSAAIGFIALFGIAVLNGQILIEAIRSNLQDATDAVTAVKQAATQRLRPVLATAITDAIGFLPMAISTGVGSEVQKPLATVVIGGVITSTALTLVVLPILYLMVNRKRQNSSTIETTPAQ from the coding sequence ATGTTCACACATCTCATTCGCTTCTGTCTGGCCAACCGCCTGTTAGTCTTCCTTTTTACCGCCTTGATCGCAGTTGCCGGGATCTGGGCGGGATCGCGTGTTCCTGTTGATGCCTTTCCGGATACCACTCCAATCCAAGTTCAGATCAATACCGTTGCTCCGTCACTCAATGGCGAAGAGATTGAGCAACAGATCACTCTGCCCGTTGAACTGGAAATATCCGGCCTTCCCGGACTCGTCAGTGTGCGCTCAGTCTCCAAATTCGGTCTCTCTCAGGTTGTCGCCACCTTTGATGACGATACGGAAATCACCACCGCTCGCCAGTATATTTCCGAAAGACTCCTCACAGTCGAGCTGCCCGATGGAGTCGGCACACCGCAGATGGGACCGATCTCGACCGGACTCGGTGAAATCTTCCATTACGTGATCCGTAGTAGCGACGGCAGTCGCAGTCTTGAACAACTCCGAACCATCCATGATTGGATCATCAAGCCCGAACTTCGCAAAGTCCCTGGCGTTGCTGAAGTAAACTCATGGGGAGGCCTCGAAAAACAATATCACGTTGTAGTCGATCCAGAGCTACTGGTAAAATTTGATTTATCTCTCTCCGATATCGTAGAGGCTTTGGAAAAAAACAACCGCAACGTGGGCGGAGGCCGGGTTACTGTCAGCGGCCAAGATTTACTGGTTCATGGTGTAGGGCGAGTCAGCTCCATTAAACAAATCGAAAGAATCGAGGTCGCTTCTAGCGAAGGGACTCCGGTTCGTGTTTCAGATATAGCGGAAGTGCAGATCGGCAGTGAGCTACGTCGTGGCGCGGTTACTGCTGACGGTCAGGGCGAAGTCGTCCTCGGCCTTGCCTTCATGCTGATGGGTGAGAACGCCCAAGAAGTGACCCAAGCACTCAAAGTTCGCTTGGAAGAAATCCGCCCGTCTCTCCCCGATGGTGTGGAAGTCCAAATTGTTTACGACCGCACCGAGCTGACTGATTCGGTACTCGATACCGTGACCCACAACCTCGTCGGTGGTGCGTTACTGGTCACTCTAACACTTTTAATCCTGCTTGGGAATGTCCGCGCCGGTCTCCTGGTCGCCATCTGTATCCCGCTCGCCATGCTCTTCGCTGTGCTTGGAATGAACTATTTCGCCATCACCGCTAGCCTTCTCAGCCTAGGAGCTATCGACTTTGGCCTGATCGTCGATGGATCTGTGGTCATGACGGAAGCCAACTTGCGCGGCCTCGCTGATCGCACCCGCCAAGCCGGGCGAAAACTCACAGTCTTGGAACGCTTCAATTGCATCTTCGAGTCAAGCCGCTCAGTCGCCCGCCCAATTCTCTTTGGTATGGGAATTATTGCCGTGGTTTTCCTGCCCATTCTCACCCTGGAAGGCACCGAAGGAAAAATGTTCCGCCCCATGGCCACGACCTTCATCCTCGCCCTACTTGGCGCACTGATTATTGCCATCGTCATTTCCCCCGTCCTTGGACACCTGTTTTTACCCCGTAAATTCAAGAACAAGGAAGGCTGGTTCTCACGCAAGCTCACTAGTGGCTACTCGGCTATCCTTGGTATAGTTCTGAAAGTTCGCTGGATCGTCCTCTCCGTTGTCCTCGCGCTGCTCGTCGTCACTGGCTTCGTCTCCACCCGACTTGGCGGTGAGTTTATCCCGCGCCTCAGTGAAGGTGCGGTCGTAGCGAACACCATCCGCTTGGCCGGAACCTCCATCGATACATCCACTGACTACAACACTCAGATCGAAAAGCTACTCAAGGAGAAATTCCCTGATGAAGTTCGCCACGTTTGGAGCCGTATCGGCACCGCCGAGATTGCCACTGATCCGATGGGCACCGAACTCACCGACATCTTCCTTTCTCTGAAGCCCCGCGATCAATGGACTCGCGCCAAAACCCAGGACGAACTCGTTGCCAAGATGCAGGAAACCGTCTCAACCCTGCCCGGCGTGAACATCCTTTTTACACAACCCATCGAGATGCGACTAAATGAAATGGAATCCGGCGTGCGCTCAGATGTCGGTATTCTAATTTACGGCGATAGCTTCGAAACGCTTACCCGCCTCAGCGATGAAATCCAGAAAGTGCTCGTTGACATCGACGGACAAGCCGACGTTTCCACCGACCAGATCAGCGGCCAGCCCGGCCTGCGGATCGAGCTGCGCCCTGAAAAAATGGCTCGCCTTGGAATTTCAGCATCCGAAATTTTACCATACATCGAGGCAATCGGTGTGCTCCGTGTCGGCGAAATCTATGAAGGGCAGCGCCAGTTTCCACTCGGCATTGTCCTGCCTGAAAAATATCGCACCAACATCGAAGCCGTTCGGAACCTTGTCATTCCGACTGCCAATGGAATTCGGGTTCCTCTCTCCGAGGTCGCTGACATCGTCGAAGCACCCGGTGCAGCTACAATTAACCGCGAATGGGGTCGCCGCCTGATCCGAGTCCAGAGCAATGTCGATGGCAGAGACGTGGTTTCTTTTGTCGAAGAAGCCAAACGCAAGATCGCTGAAGAGATTGATCTTCCGGAAGGATATGTCATCGAGTGGGGTGGCCAATTCGAAAACCTGGAACGCGCCCACACCCGGCTTTCCCTAGTCGTTCCACTGACCATGATCCTCGTCTTTGTGCTGCTCTATCTCAGTCTGCGGAACCTCAAGGATGTCGCCCTGATTTATCTCGGGATTCCCTTCGCGCTTGTCGGTGGTGTTCTCTCCTTGTGGCTGCGCGACATCCCATTCAGTGTCAGTGCCGCCATCGGGTTCATCGCGCTATTCGGAATCGCTGTGCTCAACGGCCAGATCCTGATTGAGGCGATCCGTTCCAATCTACAGGACGCGACCGATGCCGTCACCGCCGTAAAACAAGCGGCGACTCAACGTCTCCGTCCCGTCTTGGCCACCGCCATCACCGATGCCATCGGTTTCCTTCCAATGGCCATCTCGACTGGCGTAGGCTCGGAAGTCCAGAAACCTCTGGCCACCGTTGTCATCGGCGGAGTCATCACTTCGACCGCCCTCACTCTCGTTGTGCTACCAATTCTTTACCTGATGGTGAACCGTAAGCGGCAGAATTCATCAACTATAGAAACCACTCCAGCCCAATAA
- a CDS encoding efflux RND transporter periplasmic adaptor subunit — translation MKLIPKLSQAIGLGILTFFFAACNAEKNETNTKSESTEASEKSSDGEIEVHAVAACPTGEGCFICDASKRDAKRLWCKEHDRYEDRCFLCHPEIKDPKRLYCTEHGVYEDECYLCHPELKGDKAGVAAPSAPANALMCNEHGVLEKECAICQPQLAASLKAGESLKIRVASAESMEKVGVKVSNPETTTGQPAVEAYATVDYNQNKVAKITPLVEGIVQKIAVVPGQKVAAGEILGTVNSPDFAEMKSRFLSANAAKKLAGLQVIRERKLADKQISAAADLEAAEAAAEVADVDLSTARQRLLNLGLSENEINLLASDGRPTSLLTLKAPFAGTIVDRDVSVGERIEPGEAIFVLADLSTMWLELSIPARDAAGLTPGMEVSATFTDIPDTVITGELVWIASAVDEKSRRIQARALVIAPPAALRKGLYGDARIHLGKASPTLAVPTGAIQTIDGVPFVFVRKEPALYAATRVEITHGAASGELTAIRSGLTPGDKIVSQGSYILRSEFLKSLLGAGCVDD, via the coding sequence ATGAAACTAATACCAAAACTAAGCCAGGCCATCGGCCTTGGCATCCTCACCTTTTTTTTCGCCGCATGTAATGCCGAGAAAAATGAAACCAACACGAAATCCGAATCGACTGAAGCCAGTGAGAAATCCTCCGATGGAGAAATCGAAGTCCACGCCGTAGCGGCCTGCCCCACGGGCGAAGGCTGCTTCATTTGCGATGCTTCAAAACGCGATGCCAAGCGCCTCTGGTGCAAGGAACATGACCGATACGAAGATCGTTGTTTCCTTTGTCACCCGGAAATCAAAGACCCAAAGCGGTTGTATTGCACCGAGCACGGTGTCTATGAAGATGAATGCTATCTTTGCCATCCTGAACTGAAGGGCGACAAAGCCGGAGTTGCCGCACCGTCAGCACCCGCCAATGCCCTGATGTGCAACGAGCATGGTGTCCTGGAAAAGGAATGCGCCATCTGCCAACCTCAGCTCGCAGCCAGCCTCAAGGCGGGTGAAAGCCTCAAGATCCGCGTCGCATCTGCCGAGTCGATGGAAAAGGTAGGAGTCAAAGTTTCCAATCCGGAAACTACCACCGGCCAGCCTGCTGTCGAAGCTTACGCAACGGTCGATTACAATCAAAACAAGGTCGCGAAAATCACTCCTCTGGTCGAGGGCATCGTCCAGAAAATCGCAGTGGTTCCCGGTCAAAAAGTTGCCGCTGGTGAAATTCTCGGCACGGTGAATTCACCGGACTTCGCGGAAATGAAAAGCCGTTTTCTCTCTGCGAATGCCGCAAAGAAGCTCGCTGGTCTTCAGGTAATTCGCGAGCGCAAGTTAGCGGATAAACAGATCTCCGCCGCCGCCGATCTCGAAGCCGCCGAAGCAGCTGCAGAAGTCGCCGATGTGGATTTGTCCACAGCACGCCAGCGATTGCTCAATCTCGGATTGAGCGAGAACGAAATCAATCTGCTCGCCTCCGACGGTCGTCCGACTTCTTTACTCACTCTAAAAGCTCCCTTTGCGGGAACCATCGTTGACCGCGATGTCTCCGTAGGAGAGCGGATCGAACCCGGCGAAGCGATCTTCGTTCTGGCCGATCTCTCGACCATGTGGCTTGAACTCTCTATTCCCGCCCGCGATGCTGCAGGCCTAACACCTGGAATGGAAGTAAGCGCGACTTTCACCGACATACCGGATACAGTCATCACCGGCGAACTTGTATGGATCGCGAGTGCGGTAGATGAGAAATCCCGCCGCATACAGGCACGCGCTTTGGTGATCGCACCTCCAGCCGCTTTACGGAAAGGCCTATATGGGGACGCTCGCATCCACCTTGGCAAGGCCAGCCCTACACTCGCAGTTCCCACAGGCGCGATCCAGACCATTGATGGAGTTCCTTTCGTCTTCGTCCGCAAGGAACCCGCACTCTACGCAGCAACCCGCGTTGAAATCACACATGGCGCGGCTTCCGGAGAACTAACCGCGATCCGCAGCGGACTTACGCCCGGCGATAAAATCGTCAGCCAAGGTAGCTACATCCTGCGCTCGGAGTTTCTCAAGTCACTTCTCGGTGCTGGCTGCGTCGATGATTGA
- a CDS encoding TolC family protein, giving the protein MHLRLSIFLIFPFLFISCASDPQSRSSRESANRFTSSHNTGLKSAPLLKGVVSRNRAIQHALIYSPRLQSLRAELRALEAETIQAGLPPNPEIGLDVENFAGSGESSGFNGAEITAALSQKLELGGKRSKRTMVAALKAAALKAEIASEERNIRIAADRAFTTLLEARKLRELSEQNLGRAEENLSTLNTLLEVGKSNRIDVGKARLAISEAKENLAEARSAESNASAELSQIWGGGSPNVTAAGSLDAPRGAVPSNPESAISRHPAMRAAALRFARAQATYDLEKAKRYSDIEVGGGVREMRDANETAAVVGIRIPLPIFDRNQGNIQAAKERLDSAQANGRATESELRSRITKLSSDLRAARSRASEFDTRTINAARQGLTDTREAYNSGKASLLEVLDARKTLFKVERGQTRAQADLLRAHNSLKTMTNN; this is encoded by the coding sequence ATGCATTTAAGGCTCTCAATTTTTTTAATTTTCCCATTCCTATTCATTTCCTGCGCCTCTGACCCTCAGTCTCGATCAAGCAGGGAATCAGCCAATCGATTTACTTCCAGCCACAACACCGGATTAAAATCAGCGCCTCTTTTGAAGGGAGTCGTCTCCCGCAATCGTGCTATTCAACATGCGTTGATCTATAGCCCCAGATTACAGTCTCTACGCGCGGAACTCAGGGCTCTTGAAGCGGAGACAATCCAGGCCGGGCTTCCACCAAACCCCGAAATAGGACTGGACGTGGAGAACTTCGCCGGAAGTGGTGAGAGCAGCGGTTTCAATGGAGCTGAAATCACCGCAGCGCTATCTCAAAAACTGGAACTCGGGGGCAAACGGTCGAAGCGAACGATGGTCGCAGCACTCAAAGCTGCAGCACTTAAAGCCGAGATTGCCAGCGAAGAACGTAATATCCGAATCGCCGCTGACAGGGCTTTCACCACCCTTCTGGAAGCGCGGAAGCTTCGCGAACTAAGCGAACAAAATCTTGGCCGTGCAGAGGAAAACTTGAGCACGCTGAATACTTTGCTTGAGGTAGGAAAAAGCAATCGGATCGATGTCGGTAAGGCGAGGCTAGCCATCTCCGAAGCCAAGGAAAATCTTGCCGAGGCTCGCTCTGCGGAGAGCAATGCCTCAGCAGAACTGAGCCAGATATGGGGAGGTGGATCACCCAATGTCACCGCCGCCGGATCGCTTGATGCTCCGCGAGGTGCTGTCCCATCAAATCCCGAATCCGCGATCTCGCGCCATCCAGCGATGCGTGCCGCTGCGCTTCGTTTCGCCCGTGCGCAAGCCACCTACGACCTCGAAAAAGCGAAGCGTTATTCCGATATTGAGGTAGGCGGCGGAGTCCGCGAGATGCGTGATGCCAATGAGACGGCTGCGGTGGTCGGCATCCGTATTCCACTCCCTATTTTCGACCGTAATCAGGGGAATATTCAGGCCGCCAAAGAACGCCTCGACAGCGCCCAAGCCAATGGCCGCGCCACCGAAAGCGAACTTCGCTCCCGCATTACCAAACTCTCCTCAGATCTCCGTGCCGCCCGCAGCCGTGCCAGCGAATTCGACACGCGAACCATCAATGCAGCCCGCCAAGGACTGACTGACACCCGCGAAGCCTACAACTCAGGCAAAGCTTCTTTGCTCGAAGTGCTTGATGCCCGCAAAACCCTTTTCAAGGTCGAGCGCGGTCAGACCCGCGCCCAGGCTGATCTTCTCCGCGCCCACAATTCCCTAAAAACAATGACTAACAACTGA
- a CDS encoding ArsR/SmtB family transcription factor — MKADIAMIDTPKCLNTSKVARLKKGLEADAFVDIAKIYKALSHPSRLQVLYLLGLEPCCVCDLSHVMGIPVPTASQYLRILRKAGLVEFEKDGKFIIYSLTLTARSLGDLGKVNGI; from the coding sequence ATGAAAGCCGATATTGCAATGATCGACACCCCTAAGTGCCTGAACACGAGTAAAGTAGCTCGTCTTAAAAAGGGGCTGGAGGCGGATGCCTTTGTTGACATAGCAAAAATCTACAAGGCATTATCGCACCCATCCCGCTTGCAGGTGCTTTATTTGCTGGGTCTGGAACCGTGCTGTGTCTGCGATTTATCTCACGTCATGGGTATTCCAGTCCCTACAGCGTCACAATACCTCAGAATACTGAGGAAAGCAGGACTCGTAGAATTCGAAAAGGATGGAAAATTTATCATCTATTCCCTGACCTTGACGGCTCGAAGCCTGGGGGATCTAGGTAAAGTAAATGGCATTTAA
- a CDS encoding YifB family Mg chelatase-like AAA ATPase, with translation MLVKVFSAALQGVDAVEVEVEVNSVKKDKFTMQIVGLPDASVRESSQRVLSAISNSALAFNTGLNTVNLAPADLRKEGPSFDLPIAVAMAAAGMEKDIPRFEQYMMVGELALDGSLRPVKGVISIALEARKRGKTRLIVPEVNAAEAAVVEGVEVYGMENLHATWRFLTGEEMRAPYDLDRQSFFSSRRVYQEDLCDVKGQHMVKRALEVAAAGGHNLLMVGPPGTGKSMIAKRMGTILPDMTEDEAIQATKIHSISGRLNGKDSFMVTRPFRSPHHTISDAGLLGGGTNPGPGEVSLAHNGVLFLDELPEFRRQTLEVLRAPLEDRETTISRAMGSVTFPSDCLLIAAMNPCPCGYYGDLKRECRCSPVQIERYRRKISGPLLDRIDLHVEVPLVPYKELKEGSGGESSEVIRGRVTEARDRQLHRFRAHQGVFSNASMPSSMVAKHCKLDEASSKQLEQAMEMLNFSARAHDRILKVARTLADLEAQESIQLGHILEAIQYRSLDRKLMM, from the coding sequence ATGCTAGTGAAGGTATTCTCTGCTGCACTACAAGGTGTGGATGCTGTCGAAGTCGAGGTCGAGGTGAACTCTGTCAAAAAGGACAAGTTTACCATGCAAATTGTTGGGTTGCCGGATGCCTCCGTGCGAGAGAGTTCACAGCGGGTGTTGAGCGCTATTTCGAATAGTGCGCTGGCCTTCAATACCGGCTTAAATACGGTCAATCTAGCACCAGCTGACTTGAGGAAGGAGGGACCCAGCTTTGACCTACCAATCGCTGTTGCCATGGCGGCTGCCGGTATGGAAAAGGATATTCCAAGGTTCGAGCAATATATGATGGTGGGTGAGCTGGCTTTGGACGGGAGCCTTCGGCCTGTAAAAGGGGTGATATCTATTGCTCTTGAGGCCAGAAAGCGGGGCAAGACGCGGTTGATTGTTCCAGAGGTAAATGCTGCTGAGGCAGCGGTAGTGGAAGGTGTAGAAGTCTACGGGATGGAAAACCTGCATGCTACCTGGAGATTTCTGACAGGAGAAGAGATGCGTGCGCCCTATGATCTGGACCGGCAGAGTTTCTTTAGTTCTCGTAGAGTCTATCAAGAGGATCTATGCGATGTGAAAGGTCAGCATATGGTGAAGCGCGCTCTCGAGGTGGCTGCAGCCGGTGGTCACAATTTACTCATGGTAGGGCCTCCTGGGACTGGTAAATCAATGATTGCCAAGAGGATGGGTACCATTCTTCCAGATATGACGGAAGATGAGGCCATTCAGGCCACGAAGATTCATTCCATCAGCGGAAGATTGAACGGTAAGGATTCGTTTATGGTCACGCGGCCGTTCCGTTCGCCACATCACACGATTAGTGATGCTGGATTGTTAGGTGGCGGTACAAACCCTGGACCCGGTGAGGTTAGTTTAGCACATAACGGAGTTTTGTTTCTAGATGAGTTGCCTGAATTCAGGAGGCAGACGCTTGAGGTGCTGCGAGCTCCTCTGGAGGACAGGGAGACAACGATCTCCAGAGCCATGGGGAGTGTGACTTTTCCAAGTGATTGCCTGTTGATTGCCGCAATGAATCCATGTCCATGCGGTTATTATGGGGATTTGAAGCGCGAGTGCCGCTGTTCTCCGGTTCAGATCGAGAGATACCGACGTAAGATTTCAGGCCCTTTGTTAGATAGAATTGATCTCCATGTGGAAGTGCCTCTCGTTCCCTACAAGGAACTCAAGGAGGGAAGTGGCGGAGAGAGTTCCGAAGTGATTCGTGGACGGGTAACGGAGGCCAGGGATCGCCAGCTTCACCGATTCAGAGCTCATCAGGGCGTATTTAGTAATGCCTCAATGCCGAGCAGCATGGTAGCCAAGCATTGCAAGTTAGATGAAGCTTCTTCCAAACAGCTTGAGCAAGCGATGGAGATGCTCAACTTCTCGGCGCGCGCCCATGACCGTATTCTTAAGGTTGCTAGAACCCTGGCTGATCTAGAAGCGCAGGAAAGTATACAGCTTGGTCATATTCTTGAGGCTATTCAGTACCGCTCACTGGATAGAAAGCTTATGATGTGA
- a CDS encoding helix-turn-helix transcriptional regulator, whose translation MLEESDVRKMVRLLAETVAVDGGQAAKKRYLMNGLCRLVDADSCVWALGCHINPGEPQVYVSFLHEGFEEERFTKLISAAEHPVMGKVVEPFFQELADTGQHLTWTREQIDPKGLAMQDGIRELWEDADIGSLVMSYYPLDQDSTSSVVFYRRLSQAAFSERDRRIIHIILGEVSWLHLTGWPNDRGASVPELSPRQRVVLNLLLEGMGRKQIAHQLEITENTVSGYIKEIYRHFSVNSHAQLVRRMLAADLKSEGAPPK comes from the coding sequence ATGCTTGAGGAAAGTGATGTCAGAAAAATGGTTAGGCTGCTCGCGGAGACTGTAGCGGTGGATGGAGGGCAAGCAGCCAAGAAGAGATATCTAATGAACGGCTTGTGCCGTTTGGTGGATGCCGATTCTTGTGTCTGGGCGCTTGGCTGCCACATTAATCCTGGAGAACCCCAGGTCTATGTGAGTTTTCTTCATGAGGGTTTTGAGGAAGAACGTTTCACCAAATTGATCTCGGCAGCTGAACATCCAGTGATGGGAAAGGTGGTGGAGCCATTCTTTCAAGAGTTGGCAGATACGGGGCAACACCTGACATGGACAAGGGAGCAGATCGACCCTAAGGGGCTAGCTATGCAGGATGGTATTCGTGAGTTGTGGGAGGATGCGGATATCGGTTCTTTGGTGATGAGCTATTATCCGCTGGATCAGGACTCAACAAGTAGCGTGGTTTTCTATCGCAGGCTGAGTCAGGCGGCTTTTTCCGAGAGAGACCGTAGGATCATCCACATCATTCTGGGGGAAGTTTCCTGGCTCCATCTTACAGGTTGGCCCAATGACCGAGGGGCTAGCGTACCTGAGTTGTCCCCTAGGCAGCGCGTGGTGCTTAATCTGTTGCTTGAAGGTATGGGGAGAAAGCAGATTGCTCACCAGCTAGAGATCACCGAGAATACAGTGTCCGGTTACATCAAAGAGATTTACAGGCATTTCTCGGTAAATTCTCACGCACAACTAGTCAGGAGAATGCTGGCTGCGGATTTGAAGTCTGAAGGGGCGCCCCCCAAATGA
- a CDS encoding DUF6941 family protein: MDIQIATLCDFAADYNGKMVINGTFDTLAAPKMPVIHPQCCLAMRLCITPEDSGNHKFTVNIIDEDGNALDDKMPIEADMPIELPENVPFMTRNLILNLQGLRFPEDGIYSIDISVDDELLSRIPLRIVEVDQQQQQQQQPTA, encoded by the coding sequence ATGGACATTCAAATTGCGACACTTTGCGACTTTGCAGCTGACTACAATGGCAAGATGGTAATCAACGGCACCTTCGATACCTTGGCTGCCCCTAAGATGCCAGTCATCCATCCACAGTGCTGCCTCGCCATGCGCCTCTGCATCACTCCAGAAGATTCCGGTAACCACAAGTTTACAGTCAACATCATCGATGAAGATGGCAACGCACTCGACGACAAGATGCCAATCGAGGCTGACATGCCGATTGAGCTTCCTGAGAACGTACCATTTATGACACGTAACCTGATCCTTAATCTCCAGGGTCTTCGTTTCCCTGAAGATGGAATCTACTCCATCGACATTAGTGTTGATGACGAGCTTCTTTCCCGTATTCCACTTCGTATCGTTGAAGTGGATCAACAACAACAACAACAGCAGCAACCAACTGCCTAA
- a CDS encoding SDR family NAD(P)-dependent oxidoreductase — protein sequence MTESYPLYRSALITGASAGLGEEFALQLAENCHQIILVARRSDKLHELASELRKRNPNLDVLHFAVDLTNQQEREDFITLLVEHGAQPDLLVNNAGMGDYGEFVQAEWPKLEQMLKLNINALTHLTHALLPKMIESGSGAILNVSSLASILPIPDFAVYAATKAYVTSFTEAIRMELKGTGVNALALCPGPVHTEFGSVAMRDDQQNKIPGKEFFYTPKEQVVAEALDGLVKDRARVYPGWKIGLAAAAISLLPVVAIRLIMGTRPRKLPTDV from the coding sequence ATGACGGAATCATATCCCCTGTATCGTTCCGCACTTATCACCGGGGCCTCTGCTGGCCTCGGTGAAGAGTTCGCTCTACAGCTTGCCGAAAATTGTCATCAAATTATCCTAGTGGCGCGCCGCTCGGACAAACTGCATGAATTGGCGAGTGAGTTGCGGAAGAGAAACCCCAATCTTGATGTGCTGCATTTTGCGGTGGATCTCACGAACCAACAAGAGCGTGAGGATTTCATTACATTGCTAGTCGAGCACGGCGCTCAGCCTGACTTGCTAGTAAACAATGCAGGCATGGGCGACTATGGTGAATTTGTGCAGGCAGAGTGGCCCAAGCTGGAGCAGATGCTCAAGCTTAACATTAATGCTCTGACTCACCTGACTCACGCCTTGTTGCCCAAGATGATCGAGTCGGGTAGCGGGGCTATATTGAATGTAAGCTCCTTGGCGAGCATTCTCCCTATTCCGGATTTTGCTGTATATGCGGCCACTAAGGCTTACGTTACCAGCTTCACTGAGGCAATTCGCATGGAGCTGAAGGGGACTGGTGTGAATGCACTGGCATTGTGCCCAGGTCCCGTCCACACGGAGTTTGGTTCCGTGGCAATGAGGGATGATCAGCAGAACAAGATCCCTGGAAAGGAGTTTTTCTACACACCTAAAGAGCAGGTGGTAGCTGAAGCGCTGGACGGGTTGGTCAAGGATCGCGCGAGGGTTTACCCGGGATGGAAAATTGGCTTAGCTGCCGCAGCGATCTCCTTACTACCAGTCGTGGCTATTCGACTTATCATGGGAACGCGACCACGCAAATTACCCACAGATGTCTAG